The Hugenholtzia roseola DSM 9546 genomic sequence TGGTAGTCATAGAAAGATTCGTTTCCTCTGCTAATATCTACAACATAAATTTTATCAAGGTTTCGATTTTTAAAAAGCTCTAAGTGTGATATTTTTTTGTCTAAAAAATCAGAAATAGACTGAATAGAAACGCGATAAATAAGCCATCTATTGGCATCTTGACTACTATCTACCCAATCGAAGAGATAAAAATGTACGCCGCCTTTTTCTTTGAACAAACTTAGCAACGGTCCTTCAAAATACAAAAGATTGCCAACTCTTCTCAAATGAAAAAGTTCATAAATACTGTGGGGGATAATTCTCAAATGTTCCATCTTGTTTAAAAATAGTGTAGGTTTCTAAAACTTTTTTTTCTAATTCCGCATTTTCATACTCATGAAACGTAAAATGTCCGTAATCGTTGGCAGTATCTGACAGCCCATCTTCTTTTTCCAACCTTAGAAAGGCAATACTTGTCCCTTTATCAATTTTGAATTGTTCCCTTTGATGGGGTCTAAGTTTGTGATAGATTTTTTGATACCTCGAAGCAGCATTTGACAAAGTATCGAATAGCGAAAGTCCGTAACCCGAACACATTTTATCGGAATCATCTAAAATGCGAGGTGGCGGCTCTGAAATAACATGAATGGGCAGAAAATCATTCAAAGTTATGGGTATCTTCACCCAGCGGTATGCGATTTTGTCCGTTTCTGCAAAATTAGCAGCAGGACAATCTTGCCACTTTTGTAGATATTGTGCATATTTGAGTTTTTTATCTTTCATTTATTTTAATGAATTTATGGTATGATAAAACAACTTTTCTGACCAAACATTCTCTAAAAAGCCGCCCAATACACACTTCCAAAACAGAGGCTAAAACCCAAAAGCGCACCCAACCAGACTTCTACGGGGCGATGCGCCTGCAAATAAAGGCGAGCCGTCATGAGCAAGCCCAATAAAAAAAGTAGGAAACTTATCCAGTATATTAAATTTAAGAGGGGAAATTGTATTTGAAATGCCATCACAACACCCAAAACGCCTGAAAGTCCGATGGCATGCGCACTTATTTTGAAACACAAGGTAATAAGCGTTAGGGCAATTACTGAAAAAGTGATGCCGAACATAATCGCAACCAAACGCAAATCCATTTCTATACGAAGCAGAAAATAGGCAGTAAGGCTATAAAAAATACAACTTAGCACAAAAGGCAAATGCCTTTCCTGACGCTTGCGCATATCCAAAGTGCTGATGAAGCCACCGCGCCAAAGGCTTAGAATCGAAAGGGCGGGCATTAGGAAAGTACCCAAAAAAATCATACCCAGTCGCTGCCAATATTCTACCTGAAAAAAAGAGGCTTGATAGATAAAAAAATAAGTGATAAAATACGCCAACGTAGGCATCAGAGCAGGGTGCAAACAGATAGAAGCAGACTGCGCCAGACTACGAAGCAAAAGTTTGGGTAGGAACTTGGCGGAAGACTCTTGCACCATTTTTTAAATAGTAGTTTATAGATATAACCGTCGACTGTGTTTAATTGCACCCCAAACCTAAGCAAGGTTGAGTTTTAGAAACCGTTTTTCAGGGTAGAAAAAAAGGCATTGCCTTGTCTAAATTTTGATTGAAAAGAGAGGATTTGCAGACCCAAAACAGGAAAAACCAAATTCTATTCTGTTCTCAATTCGAAAACAAGGCAATTTTTAGAAATTAGCACCAGAAGGGCAAGGGACTGTTATCTCACCACTGACCCATCTTGGATAAAGATTTCGGGCGAAACAAAAACTAATTTGCCTTCGCTATCTTCTGCCAACAAGACCATTCCCTTCGATTCTATGCCCTTAATTTTGCGTGGCGCAAGATTTGCCAAAAGGCAGACCCGCTTGCCGATAATTTCTTCGGGCTTGTAGTATTGGGCAATGCCACTAACGACGGTGCGCTCATCTAAGCCCGTTTCGAGGGTGAGTTTAAGGAGTTTATCGGCTTTGGCTACTTTTTCGGCGGCTTTAATGGTCGCAATTCTGATGTCCATCTTAGAAAAATCCTCGAAGGTAGTTTCTGTTTTCTGTGGCACAAGGGTAGGGGTTTTGATTTTGGTAGCTTCTAATTTTTCAATTTGCGCCTCGATTGCGGCATCTTCAATCTTTTCAAAAAGCAAACTTGGCACGCCCAAATTCATAGGATAAGAAAGTAAATCGTCTTTTCCTGCATTTTCCCAATCGAAAAACGATAGCTTTTTTTCTACCGTATCAAAACCCAACATAGAGCCGATATGGTCGCTGGTTTTGGGCAGGAAAGGGCGCAATAGGAGGGCTAAATTTGCCGTAATTTGCAGGGCAATATTCAAGATTGTGCCTACCAATTCGGGGTCGGTCTTGATAAGTTTCCAAGGTTCAGTATCAGCAAGGTACTTATTGCCGATACGCGCCAATTCCATGCCTTCATGCAGGGCTTCTCTAAATTTGAAATGCTCGATTGCCTGCTCTATCTTCTGCTTTTGTACGCCAATTTGCGCCAAAACCTGCTCGTCGTACTGCGTGAGTCCGTTTCTTTCGGGCGTAACTTTATCAAAATACTTATCTACTAAAACAACTGTACGATTTACAAAATTACCCAACGTGGCTACTAATTCGTTGTTGTTGCGCGTCTGAAAATCTTTCCACGTAAATTCGCTGTCCTTTGTTTCGGGTGCAATAGAGGTCAGGACATAGCGCAAAACGTCTTCTTTTCCTGCAAAATCTTGCAAATATTCGTGCAGCCAAACCGCCCATTCGCGCGAAGTAGAGATTTTATTGCCTTCTAAGTTTAGAAATTCATTGGCAGGCACGTTTTCGGGCAAAATAAATTCGCCTTGTGCCTTCAAAATAATTGGGAAAA encodes the following:
- a CDS encoding DUF6575 domain-containing protein; protein product: MEHLRIIPHSIYELFHLRRVGNLLYFEGPLLSLFKEKGGVHFYLFDWVDSSQDANRWLIYRVSIQSISDFLDKKISHLELFKNRNLDKIYVVDISRGNESFYDYQAYELQQLPANYLPNADNFFEPSDSPDLEAIKVAIALSKQKAV
- the metG gene encoding methionine--tRNA ligase, which translates into the protein MNHDATPQNTTLPSEKYKRTTVTAALPYANGPLHIGHLAGAYLPADIYVRYLRLKKHQVAFICGSDEHGAAITLRAKKEGISPQAIVDKYHPILKKSFEDFGISFDYYHRTSEPLHHQTAQEFFKTIEKKQGFVVRQSEQFFDEAYQQFLADRYIIGTCPKCGHEAAYGDQCEKCGTALSPTELINPKSVLSGKTPILKQTKHWYLPMQDYENWLKEWILNQKKDTWKTNVYGQCKSWLEQGLQERAMTRDLDWGVPVPLPDTEGKVLYVWLDAPIGYVSATKAWAAEKGQKWEDFWKKDDTRLLHFIGKDNIVFHCIIFPIILKAQGEFILPENVPANEFLNLEGNKISTSREWAVWLHEYLQDFAGKEDVLRYVLTSIAPETKDSEFTWKDFQTRNNNELVATLGNFVNRTVVLVDKYFDKVTPERNGLTQYDEQVLAQIGVQKQKIEQAIEHFKFREALHEGMELARIGNKYLADTEPWKLIKTDPELVGTILNIALQITANLALLLRPFLPKTSDHIGSMLGFDTVEKKLSFFDWENAGKDDLLSYPMNLGVPSLLFEKIEDAAIEAQIEKLEATKIKTPTLVPQKTETTFEDFSKMDIRIATIKAAEKVAKADKLLKLTLETGLDERTVVSGIAQYYKPEEIIGKRVCLLANLAPRKIKGIESKGMVLLAEDSEGKLVFVSPEIFIQDGSVVR